In Nematostella vectensis chromosome 2, jaNemVect1.1, whole genome shotgun sequence, one genomic interval encodes:
- the LOC5525233 gene encoding uncharacterized protein LOC5525233 isoform X2, translating into MPTSGEARLVRNAAKNRKERVPVATKVSKFRSRIPRPTQQQKSGKENKEPSLKNNETKQRKPVSKAKPAPDFSKLHSKWDNKLQKVDAFVLADKSSITSKPLHTAYGGKKCVDPVEKEVEFEIDNNALQGILNNTGIQENQLKPQVSSRTSNVRTSINGKRTSIYYMGGRGSTSLYQRNTGATSHQLKIPLRPLNQQHNKPVTQGAAAAVSDEDDDEISFKPDNQALKSILSGAGVDEKQLHHQQGRHTLASSRLSSVGRSRASCFDAQSSKRTSIYYTGSKPSGFGRPSLGSCRAISQSGSTYTLNVGFKDIQTKKLQLTADSMPLSSENQGFSVGVRLPKQNENPLSDITTKSNQQHRYVAGSSVVGVQDNFYPGVVDQSSIGADESVCPDITQSRERHLTNTPMAVMHEQTSNNRHRQNKIDNPTVSFNEKRKAADIFVAPSRERLETNVSEAVFSRPDQGLCSRLYASDTQNRHNTNIDLSARNHNKQESIATPSRGRLESNSRIVIGTKQEMPFDGLQAGNLFITPSRGKMETNAMSALGNRQPVQEMGTGRLHSIDAFTPSRGKLDIKIQQDIHTGYSQQGIKMQNLNIRDAFTTSSRGKVEEPRPAESARKQVTWGDVLCTPHEEHLEKPISCLQSRTTELHSCMKQLKTAWPCPVSGRQQDDIVQKLFDEEEKPVRDTDSSQVYSRKYLEKRRWNQLSSPDSTLGNPSKGDCSNEQTLRLGRQDTVSIHSQKTLPYSCGNTLNLVTPRFQEQYKNHNPQTHESAYLINSTSGITTSMSNQNRGDEPLGLEYPRNSVTWNLEQTRDEKVVADNSSVQQKSLCTPLFPKTMSITLNDERGAKLENARALCSSHTDQPKDTWRAHQDMAVVGFSRKVQNNTPVRLSGAQTIIPHGLPTTQRDVNGAMSGRMDIRTTQRDVNGAMSGRMNIRTTQRDVNGAMSGRMDIRTTQWEHDVYSNHIPASAANTLSESKEILRAFQPTSINTPCFTPTTKRIRPVGMNIAGFPRQLPSPGRTPSYPETAISRTAAIPPPDFTSTPALEQVNNHEKPGFRLYKNGTVGSHNKGLFRGPVEASVEPLGRVSAVKTEMSQVTEGLRVSTSAVEARPECPLEGTKQVTVDTWCCSERLVMKGNCLYQDEPSIPAPTPGLNINLQTSAFKPVADESAQPPSRLNRNDGARIGIQAKQSPSNTATMLMENALLDAEVTLYSNLGGRLKSLKPKRELNNPLVSTLNGCQPWAFLPMREHDELMARRLYGVDDDIVE; encoded by the exons ATGCCGACTTCAGGAGAGGCAAGACTTGTACGGAACGCTGCAAAGAATCGTAAAGAACG ggTGCCAGTAGCTACAAAAGTCTCAAAATTCAGATCAAGAATTCCTAGACCAACACAGCAGCAAAAGAgtggaaaagaaaataaagagccG AGTCTGAAGAACAATGAAACAAAACAGAGGAAACCAGTAAGCAAGGCCAAACCAGCTCCTGACTTTTCAAAGCTGCATTCAAAATGGGACAATAAGCTACAAAAG GTTGATGCATTTGTATTGGCTGATAAAAGCAGCATAACATCAAAGCCATTGCACACAGCCTATGGTGGCAAGAAATGTGTTGATCCTGTGGAGAAGGAGGTCGAATTTGAGATTGACAACAATGCCCTGCAAGGAATTCTTAACAACACTGGGATACAG GAAAATCAACTTAAGCCTCAAGTGTCATCTAGAACAAG caatgtgCGAACCTCTATTAATGGCAAGAGAACATCTATTTACTACATGGGGGGTAGGGGAAGCACATCACTCTATCAGCGCAATACTGGGGCAACTAGCCACCAGTTGAAGATACCGCTAAGGCCTCTCAACCAGCAACATAACAAGCCAGTTACTCAAGGT gctgctgctgctgtttcTGATGAAGACGATGATGAAATCTCCTTCAAGCCTGATAACCAGGCCCTGAAGAGCATTCTTAGTGGAGCAGGTGTGGATGAGAAGCAACTCCATCACCAGCAGGGTAGACACACCCTAGCCTCATCTCGACTGAGCTCTGTCGGTAGATCAAGGGCAAGCTGTTTTGATGCACAG TCATCAAAGAGGACATCAATTTATTACACTGGTAGCAAGCCTAGTGGATTTGGAAGGCCTTCTCTGGGCAGTTGTCGAGCCATCAGTCAGAGTGGCTCTACTTATACTTTGAATGTTGGCTTCAAAGACATTCAGACAAAAAAGCTCCAACTCACTGCAGATAGTATGCCATTGTCATCTGAAAATCAAGGCTTTTCTGTTGGTGTACGATTGCCGAAGCAAAATGAAAACCCATTGTCCGATATAACCACAAAATCAAATCAGCAACATCGATATGTTGCAGGGTCATCTGTTGTTGGGGTTCAGGACAATTTTTACCCAG GGGTAGTTGATCAGTCAAGCATCGGTGCCGACGAGAGTGTCTGTCCAGACATCACACAATCTCGAGAAAGACATCTGACTAATACTCCAATGGCCGTCATGCACGAACAGACCTCTAACAATCGCCACAGGCAGAATAAGATTGATAACCCGACAGTCAGCTTCAACGAGAAGCGGAAAGCTGCGGATATATTTGTTGCACCATCTCGGGAAAGGCTTGAAACCAACGTTTCAGAAGCCGTTTTCAGTAGACCAGATCAGGGATTGTGCAGCAGGCTTTATGCTTCTGACACACAAAACAGACATAATACGAACATTGATTTGTCGGCTAGAAACCACAATAAGCAGGAATCAATCGCAACACCATCTCGAGGAAGACTTGAGTCGAACAGCCGTATCGTTATTGGCACTAAACAAGAAATGCCATTCGATGGCTTGCAAGCTGGTAATCTGTTTATCACACCGTCTCGCGGTAAAATGGAAACAAATGCTATGTCAGCGTTAGGCAATAGGCAACCTGTGCAAGAGATGGGAACAGGAAGATTGCATTCCATTGATGCATTTACACCTTCACGGGGGAAGCTAGACATCAAGATTCAGCAGGACATCCATACAGGGTACTCGCAGCAAGGAATCAAAATGCAAAATCTAAATATCCGAGATGCTTTCACAACCTCTTCACGTGGGAAGGTAGAGGAGCCTCGACCTGCTGAGAGcgctagaaagcaggttactTGGGGCGATGTACTATGTACACCTCATGAAGAACACTTG GAAAAACCGATTAGTTGTTTACAAAGCCGCACTACTGAACTGCATTCTTGCATGAAACAACTCAAAACCGCTTGGCCTTGTCCTGTCAGTGGTCGGCAACAAGACGACATTGTACAGAAACTTTTTGATGAGGAGGAAAAACCGGTACGGGACACAGATTCGTCACAG GTCTACTCAAGAAAATACTTAGAAAAGCGTCGGTGGAATCAGTTGTCCAGTCCCGATTCAACTCTAGGTAATCCTTCCAAGGGTGATTGCAGCAACGAGCAAACGTTGAGACTTGGACGCCAAGATACAGTATCGATTCATTCGCAAAAGACGCTGCCTTATAGTTGCGGTAACACTTTGAACTTAGTTACTCCGAGGttccaagaacagtataaaaaCCACAACCCGCAAACGCATGAGTCAGCTTATCTGATCAACTCTACATCAGGCATCACAACTTCTATGTCCAATCAGAATCGTGGCGATGAGCCTCTTGGTTTGGAGTATCCAAGGAATAGCGTCACATGGAACCTGGAGCAGACTCGGGATGAAAAGGTGGTTGCAGATAATTCCAGCGTGCAACAGAAATCTTTATGTACCCCTTTATTTCCAAAAACCATGTCTATCACCCTTAACGACGAGAGAGGCGCTAAACTAGAAAACGCAAGGGCTCTGTGTTCATCTCATACCGACCAACCCAAGGATACTTGGCGGGCTCACCAAGACATGGCAGTAGTTGGATTTAGCAGGAAAGTGCAAAATAATACACCGGTGAGATTGAGTGGAGCCCAGACTATCATACCCCATGGTCTCCCCACTACCCAACGTGATGTGAACGGCGCTATGTCAGGGAGAATGGACATAAGAACTACCCAACGTGATGTGAACGGCGCTATGTCAGGGAGAATGAATATAAGAACTACCCAACGTGATGTGAACGGCGCTATGTCAGGGAGAATGGACATAAGAACTACCCAATGGGAACACGATGTTTACAGTAACCACATTCCTGCTAGTGCTGCCAATACTCTTTCTGAAAGTAAGGAGATCCTACGCGCGTTCCAGCCGACGTCAATCAACACTCCTTGTTTTACTCCAACCACAAAGCGTATTCGCCCAGTAGGTATGAATATTGCAGGCTTCCCTCGTCAGCTCCCTTCGCCTGGAAGAACACCTTCTTATCCAGAAACGGCGATAAGCAGGACCGCTGCCATACCTCCTCCAGACTTTACCTCTACTCCGGCCCTAGAACAAGTTAACAATCATGAGAAACCTGGCTTTCGCTTGTATAAAAATGGAACTGTAGGCTCACATAATAAAGGTTTGTTTCGTGGTCCTGTCGAGGCTAGTGTCGAACCACTAGGGCGTGTCTCTGCCGTGAAAACAGAGATGTCACAGGTTACTGAAGGACTTAGAGTAAGCACATCTGCAGTAGAGGCGCGGCCAGAGTGTCCCCTGGAGGGGACGAAGCAAGTTACGGTAGACACTTGGTGTTGTAGCGAGCGGCTTGTTATGAAAGGGAACTGTCTTTATCAAGACGAACCTTCTATACCGGCGCCCACGCCAGGATTGAACATTAATTTACAAACAAGTGCATTTAAACCTGTAGCAGACGAGTCTGCACAACCACCATCTCGTCTGAACAGGAACGATGGAGCCCGCATAGGAATTCAGGCAAAGCAGAGCCCGTCTAATACGGCTACGATGCTCATGGAAAATGCGCTGCTCGATGCCGAGGTCACCTTGTACAGTAATCTTGGAGGGAGACTAAAAAGCCTTAAACCGAAGAGAGAATTGAACAATCCTTTGGTTAGCACTTTAAACGGATGCCAGCCCTGG GCCTTTCTTCCGATGCGTGAACACGACGAGCTCATGGCACGGAGGCTCTACGGAGTAGATGATGACATTGTAGAATAA
- the LOC5525233 gene encoding uncharacterized protein LOC5525233 isoform X1, with translation MPTSGEARLVRNAAKNRKERVPVATKVSKFRSRIPRPTQQQKSGKENKEPSLKNNETKQRKPVSKAKPAPDFSKLHSKWDNKLQKGKAVSKKPNTKVDAFVLADKSSITSKPLHTAYGGKKCVDPVEKEVEFEIDNNALQGILNNTGIQENQLKPQVSSRTSNVRTSINGKRTSIYYMGGRGSTSLYQRNTGATSHQLKIPLRPLNQQHNKPVTQAAAAVSDEDDDEISFKPDNQALKSILSGAGVDEKQLHHQQGRHTLASSRLSSVGRSRASCFDAQSSKRTSIYYTGSKPSGFGRPSLGSCRAISQSGSTYTLNVGFKDIQTKKLQLTADSMPLSSENQGFSVGVRLPKQNENPLSDITTKSNQQHRYVAGSSVVGVQDNFYPGVVDQSSIGADESVCPDITQSRERHLTNTPMAVMHEQTSNNRHRQNKIDNPTVSFNEKRKAADIFVAPSRERLETNVSEAVFSRPDQGLCSRLYASDTQNRHNTNIDLSARNHNKQESIATPSRGRLESNSRIVIGTKQEMPFDGLQAGNLFITPSRGKMETNAMSALGNRQPVQEMGTGRLHSIDAFTPSRGKLDIKIQQDIHTGYSQQGIKMQNLNIRDAFTTSSRGKVEEPRPAESARKQVTWGDVLCTPHEEHLEKPISCLQSRTTELHSCMKQLKTAWPCPVSGRQQDDIVQKLFDEEEKPVRDTDSSQVYSRKYLEKRRWNQLSSPDSTLGNPSKGDCSNEQTLRLGRQDTVSIHSQKTLPYSCGNTLNLVTPRFQEQYKNHNPQTHESAYLINSTSGITTSMSNQNRGDEPLGLEYPRNSVTWNLEQTRDEKVVADNSSVQQKSLCTPLFPKTMSITLNDERGAKLENARALCSSHTDQPKDTWRAHQDMAVVGFSRKVQNNTPVRLSGAQTIIPHGLPTTQRDVNGAMSGRMDIRTTQRDVNGAMSGRMNIRTTQRDVNGAMSGRMDIRTTQWEHDVYSNHIPASAANTLSESKEILRAFQPTSINTPCFTPTTKRIRPVGMNIAGFPRQLPSPGRTPSYPETAISRTAAIPPPDFTSTPALEQVNNHEKPGFRLYKNGTVGSHNKGLFRGPVEASVEPLGRVSAVKTEMSQVTEGLRVSTSAVEARPECPLEGTKQVTVDTWCCSERLVMKGNCLYQDEPSIPAPTPGLNINLQTSAFKPVADESAQPPSRLNRNDGARIGIQAKQSPSNTATMLMENALLDAEVTLYSNLGGRLKSLKPKRELNNPLVSTLNGCQPWAFLPMREHDELMARRLYGVDDDIVE, from the exons ATGCCGACTTCAGGAGAGGCAAGACTTGTACGGAACGCTGCAAAGAATCGTAAAGAACG ggTGCCAGTAGCTACAAAAGTCTCAAAATTCAGATCAAGAATTCCTAGACCAACACAGCAGCAAAAGAgtggaaaagaaaataaagagccG AGTCTGAAGAACAATGAAACAAAACAGAGGAAACCAGTAAGCAAGGCCAAACCAGCTCCTGACTTTTCAAAGCTGCATTCAAAATGGGACAATAAGCTACAAAAG GGTAAGGCTGTCTCAAAGAAGCCAAATACAAAG GTTGATGCATTTGTATTGGCTGATAAAAGCAGCATAACATCAAAGCCATTGCACACAGCCTATGGTGGCAAGAAATGTGTTGATCCTGTGGAGAAGGAGGTCGAATTTGAGATTGACAACAATGCCCTGCAAGGAATTCTTAACAACACTGGGATACAG GAAAATCAACTTAAGCCTCAAGTGTCATCTAGAACAAG caatgtgCGAACCTCTATTAATGGCAAGAGAACATCTATTTACTACATGGGGGGTAGGGGAAGCACATCACTCTATCAGCGCAATACTGGGGCAACTAGCCACCAGTTGAAGATACCGCTAAGGCCTCTCAACCAGCAACATAACAAGCCAGTTACTCAAG ctgctgctgctgtttcTGATGAAGACGATGATGAAATCTCCTTCAAGCCTGATAACCAGGCCCTGAAGAGCATTCTTAGTGGAGCAGGTGTGGATGAGAAGCAACTCCATCACCAGCAGGGTAGACACACCCTAGCCTCATCTCGACTGAGCTCTGTCGGTAGATCAAGGGCAAGCTGTTTTGATGCACAG TCATCAAAGAGGACATCAATTTATTACACTGGTAGCAAGCCTAGTGGATTTGGAAGGCCTTCTCTGGGCAGTTGTCGAGCCATCAGTCAGAGTGGCTCTACTTATACTTTGAATGTTGGCTTCAAAGACATTCAGACAAAAAAGCTCCAACTCACTGCAGATAGTATGCCATTGTCATCTGAAAATCAAGGCTTTTCTGTTGGTGTACGATTGCCGAAGCAAAATGAAAACCCATTGTCCGATATAACCACAAAATCAAATCAGCAACATCGATATGTTGCAGGGTCATCTGTTGTTGGGGTTCAGGACAATTTTTACCCAG GGGTAGTTGATCAGTCAAGCATCGGTGCCGACGAGAGTGTCTGTCCAGACATCACACAATCTCGAGAAAGACATCTGACTAATACTCCAATGGCCGTCATGCACGAACAGACCTCTAACAATCGCCACAGGCAGAATAAGATTGATAACCCGACAGTCAGCTTCAACGAGAAGCGGAAAGCTGCGGATATATTTGTTGCACCATCTCGGGAAAGGCTTGAAACCAACGTTTCAGAAGCCGTTTTCAGTAGACCAGATCAGGGATTGTGCAGCAGGCTTTATGCTTCTGACACACAAAACAGACATAATACGAACATTGATTTGTCGGCTAGAAACCACAATAAGCAGGAATCAATCGCAACACCATCTCGAGGAAGACTTGAGTCGAACAGCCGTATCGTTATTGGCACTAAACAAGAAATGCCATTCGATGGCTTGCAAGCTGGTAATCTGTTTATCACACCGTCTCGCGGTAAAATGGAAACAAATGCTATGTCAGCGTTAGGCAATAGGCAACCTGTGCAAGAGATGGGAACAGGAAGATTGCATTCCATTGATGCATTTACACCTTCACGGGGGAAGCTAGACATCAAGATTCAGCAGGACATCCATACAGGGTACTCGCAGCAAGGAATCAAAATGCAAAATCTAAATATCCGAGATGCTTTCACAACCTCTTCACGTGGGAAGGTAGAGGAGCCTCGACCTGCTGAGAGcgctagaaagcaggttactTGGGGCGATGTACTATGTACACCTCATGAAGAACACTTG GAAAAACCGATTAGTTGTTTACAAAGCCGCACTACTGAACTGCATTCTTGCATGAAACAACTCAAAACCGCTTGGCCTTGTCCTGTCAGTGGTCGGCAACAAGACGACATTGTACAGAAACTTTTTGATGAGGAGGAAAAACCGGTACGGGACACAGATTCGTCACAG GTCTACTCAAGAAAATACTTAGAAAAGCGTCGGTGGAATCAGTTGTCCAGTCCCGATTCAACTCTAGGTAATCCTTCCAAGGGTGATTGCAGCAACGAGCAAACGTTGAGACTTGGACGCCAAGATACAGTATCGATTCATTCGCAAAAGACGCTGCCTTATAGTTGCGGTAACACTTTGAACTTAGTTACTCCGAGGttccaagaacagtataaaaaCCACAACCCGCAAACGCATGAGTCAGCTTATCTGATCAACTCTACATCAGGCATCACAACTTCTATGTCCAATCAGAATCGTGGCGATGAGCCTCTTGGTTTGGAGTATCCAAGGAATAGCGTCACATGGAACCTGGAGCAGACTCGGGATGAAAAGGTGGTTGCAGATAATTCCAGCGTGCAACAGAAATCTTTATGTACCCCTTTATTTCCAAAAACCATGTCTATCACCCTTAACGACGAGAGAGGCGCTAAACTAGAAAACGCAAGGGCTCTGTGTTCATCTCATACCGACCAACCCAAGGATACTTGGCGGGCTCACCAAGACATGGCAGTAGTTGGATTTAGCAGGAAAGTGCAAAATAATACACCGGTGAGATTGAGTGGAGCCCAGACTATCATACCCCATGGTCTCCCCACTACCCAACGTGATGTGAACGGCGCTATGTCAGGGAGAATGGACATAAGAACTACCCAACGTGATGTGAACGGCGCTATGTCAGGGAGAATGAATATAAGAACTACCCAACGTGATGTGAACGGCGCTATGTCAGGGAGAATGGACATAAGAACTACCCAATGGGAACACGATGTTTACAGTAACCACATTCCTGCTAGTGCTGCCAATACTCTTTCTGAAAGTAAGGAGATCCTACGCGCGTTCCAGCCGACGTCAATCAACACTCCTTGTTTTACTCCAACCACAAAGCGTATTCGCCCAGTAGGTATGAATATTGCAGGCTTCCCTCGTCAGCTCCCTTCGCCTGGAAGAACACCTTCTTATCCAGAAACGGCGATAAGCAGGACCGCTGCCATACCTCCTCCAGACTTTACCTCTACTCCGGCCCTAGAACAAGTTAACAATCATGAGAAACCTGGCTTTCGCTTGTATAAAAATGGAACTGTAGGCTCACATAATAAAGGTTTGTTTCGTGGTCCTGTCGAGGCTAGTGTCGAACCACTAGGGCGTGTCTCTGCCGTGAAAACAGAGATGTCACAGGTTACTGAAGGACTTAGAGTAAGCACATCTGCAGTAGAGGCGCGGCCAGAGTGTCCCCTGGAGGGGACGAAGCAAGTTACGGTAGACACTTGGTGTTGTAGCGAGCGGCTTGTTATGAAAGGGAACTGTCTTTATCAAGACGAACCTTCTATACCGGCGCCCACGCCAGGATTGAACATTAATTTACAAACAAGTGCATTTAAACCTGTAGCAGACGAGTCTGCACAACCACCATCTCGTCTGAACAGGAACGATGGAGCCCGCATAGGAATTCAGGCAAAGCAGAGCCCGTCTAATACGGCTACGATGCTCATGGAAAATGCGCTGCTCGATGCCGAGGTCACCTTGTACAGTAATCTTGGAGGGAGACTAAAAAGCCTTAAACCGAAGAGAGAATTGAACAATCCTTTGGTTAGCACTTTAAACGGATGCCAGCCCTGG GCCTTTCTTCCGATGCGTGAACACGACGAGCTCATGGCACGGAGGCTCTACGGAGTAGATGATGACATTGTAGAATAA